gttttatatgaatGAAATGAGTTTGAATGAGCTTGTATAATAGTCCTCTAAAGTAGTAGTTTGTACATAATCCACTTATAAATTTCGAATGAATATGGTTAAGggagtattacgtaacgtattggggggggggggggggggggctccttttgtgaaacgttacgatgcggggcggggattaaattacgcgttactgttaatatttttttcgacttacaccacataatagtaactaaagagtcactaggtggtcacgaaacgttttctatatttgggtacagtactgtacttgggtactgaaaaacgttacggcgagttacatgtgggggggggggtcaataatctccaaaaatttcgttacgtaatacttgaacgctccctaagaggtgttatatataaatgtattaaaagtttaaaacaaataataatataaggcCTGTTTAGAGTTAGCTACAAGAACATATGTATACATTACAGGGCGATGAAGAAGAAAAATGGGCAGAGAAAGCCGTGGATAGTCTGGTTAAGAAGTTGAAAAAACGAAAAGGTGCTATTGAAGAATTGGAGCGTGCTTTGTCGTGTCCTGGAACGCCCTCAAAATGTGTAACAATTCCACGATCATTGGATGGCAGATTGCAGGTCGGTCAATCTTAGTACAATAATCCCCCCTATAACGCGTTTACGTATAACGCGATTTCCGTCCCCCAACGAACGCTGTATTTCACCCCTATGACGCGGAGGTTtctcaagttatatttctgtagagtgaaatttataatgatttgttaAGTCCAGGATTAGTTTTGCGTGCCTGTTTCAAttgtgttgttataaaatttaactaaataacttTACTAAATTGTCCAAAAAAACGGTTTTATTAGTATACCCCTACAACGCAATTTCTTATAACGCGATATAAGAGGGATTATAGTActgttatattttagtatatatattttaacgaatTTTGGCTAGGTGTCTCTTAAATTTCTCAAGTCTcaatcatattaaaaaactgGCTTATTGTTTGCACAATTCAGGACTTCCCgtaaagggagcgttcaagtattatgtcacgcaatttttagagattattgaccccccccccatgtaacgcgccatAATTTCGTGACGACCTAGTGACTCTTAAGCTACCATTATCTGgcgtaaagtactggaaagtcgaaaataatattaacaataccgcgtaattcaatccccgccccgtatcgtaacgttttaaaaaaggacccctccccccaaaattctttacgtaatacttgaacgctcctaAAGCCACATATTCTActttattaaagatataacATACCATTATACCAATGAGAGCCCGAACTGCCGGGAACATCTAGTTTGATAgttagataataattaattgatgataaattttacgtttacacacacacacattaagtgtatttattacttctgtattttaaagtttttaaacacATGCCTGTGTATACTTTGGgagaaatttataatttaagttacattTCAGGTATCCCACCGCAAAGGTCTCCCACACGTGATTTACTGCCGAGTGTGGAGATGGCCAGACCTACAGAGCCACCACGAGTTGAAACCTCTAGAAATCTGCCAGTACCCCTTCAGCGCCAAACAGAAAGAGGTTTGCATCAACCCATACCACTACAAACGGGTCGAAAGTCCCGTTCTACCTCCAGTCTTAGTTCCTCGACATTCCGAGTTCGCGCCGGGTCATTCGTTGTTACCTTTTCAAAGAACCACCGAACCGTCTATGCCCCACAACGTGTCCTACTCGGGGTCAGGTTTCCCACCTTCGGCGTCATCAGAATTACCCGATACACCTCCACCGGCTTACTCCCCACCGTCCGATGACTCCGAACCGCCCGGGGAAGTCGCTCCGGTTTCCTACCAGGAGCCTCTCTATTGGGCCTCCGTCGCCTACTACGAGCTGAACTGCAGGGTAGGAGAAGTATTCCACTGCAACTCCCA
Above is a genomic segment from Pieris napi chromosome 7, ilPieNapi1.2, whole genome shotgun sequence containing:
- the LOC125050818 gene encoding protein mothers against dpp, giving the protein MDTDDGESSSSGPMSSLNSLFSFTSPAVKKLLGWKQGDEEEKWAEKAVDSLVKKLKKRKGAIEELERALSCPGTPSKCVTIPRSLDGRLQVSHRKGLPHVIYCRVWRWPDLQSHHELKPLEICQYPFSAKQKEVCINPYHYKRVESPVLPPVLVPRHSEFAPGHSLLPFQRTTEPSMPHNVSYSGSGFPPSASSELPDTPPPAYSPPSDDSEPPGEVAPVSYQEPLYWASVAYYELNCRVGEVFHCNSHSVVVDGFTDPSNNSDRFCLGQLSNVNRNSTIENTRRHIGKGVHLYYVGGEVYAECLSDAAIFVQSRNCNHHHGFHPSTVCKIPPGCSLKIFNNREFAQLLSQSVNHGFEAVYELTKMCTIRMSFVKGWGAEYHRQDVTSTPCWIEIHLHGPLQWLDKVLTQMGSPHNAISSVS